One part of the Dyadobacter sp. 676 genome encodes these proteins:
- a CDS encoding TonB-dependent receptor: MLLVLPGNADVIAQQSRKISGKVTDEKNEPLPGVNVQLKGTTTGSSTDVDGSYSINVTSDDARLIFSFIGYKSQEVAAGKGSVVDVKLVADISVLDEVVVVGYGTQSRETVTTSIAKLDTRVMQNVTYANPASALQGTVPGLRVQSTSGQPGERPRVILRGGTSINNPNGSTPLYVVDGVIRSDMDHINPADIESIQVLKDAASTSIYGSRASNGVIIVETKSGKSGRMQVSYNYNLTSSKVGKLYELADAKDFIKFMRLGIAASGVKAPSTLAFLTQANAGGTGNDLTNKTAFTTMYLNADNEHLLGLPADQWGARWETAPDPLDPGKTLIFKGTDFQKTIFRRAYTHDHNLSVSGGSEKIRYSMGLGYLNAQGISINTDYQRVTLNMNGDMQVTKNLNFFSRLNYANVNDNQVPDVGVVFKNNINTAQTSKYQFEDGSLAPGRLFTNGNPAYYISRYDAKRRRDNYMFVVGGKWEIVPGLTFRPQVSLINNNFARRSFLKSYLDGPLVLNQNREATFAETNLVQRQADAVFNYVKSIANLHHFEGTVGYSYFKAMNRDVTAVGRNAATDIIPTLNASATPWSVTGSESEQLLYGYFGRINYNFDQKYLLSVNARYDGASNLGAEYKWGFFPGVSLGWNLHRENFWKGMPQAVNSLKLRGSYGVNGNISGLGNYQAQGAYDVGNRYFGDAAIYNSALANPALQWERSKTLNFGFDLGLFNNRVSGIFDSYRRVTDNLLTDLALPRTTGFTSILTNLGSLENKGLEFELNASVLSPQSAFQWTTSLNASYVKIKILELPDNGIENNRIGGVNIWDPNAGAYAWKGGLQEGGRIGDMFAYKQLGIYSTDEEAAAGPKDMLVVGTDKTKHGGDVNWLDSDGNGIIDDKDRIYMGNPYPTWTGGFTNRLNYKGFGLTIRMDYTLGHMIYNETRARVLGNFSGQNAISKAVTRSWQKQGDITDIPRYYWADQNQQSNLYRGNSHYYEKGDFLCLREISLAYNFPQSMLGKLKIASLRLHATANNLKYFTRFTGLNPEEGGTDNGRYPMPRNFIFGVQITPAF, encoded by the coding sequence TGGTAGTGGTGGGGTACGGAACGCAGTCGCGGGAAACGGTGACGACCTCCATCGCCAAACTGGACACACGTGTAATGCAAAACGTTACCTATGCGAACCCGGCGTCCGCGTTGCAGGGAACGGTTCCCGGCCTGCGCGTACAGAGCACATCGGGGCAGCCGGGCGAGCGCCCGCGCGTGATCCTGCGCGGGGGAACGTCCATCAACAACCCGAACGGCTCCACACCATTATATGTGGTCGATGGGGTGATCCGGAGCGATATGGACCATATCAACCCTGCAGATATCGAGTCGATACAGGTGTTGAAAGATGCGGCTTCTACTTCCATTTATGGTTCGCGGGCTTCCAATGGGGTGATAATAGTGGAAACCAAATCGGGCAAAAGCGGCCGGATGCAGGTATCCTATAATTACAACCTGACCAGTTCCAAAGTCGGAAAACTTTACGAACTGGCCGACGCGAAGGATTTTATCAAATTTATGCGCCTCGGAATCGCGGCGAGCGGCGTGAAGGCGCCAAGCACGCTGGCCTTTCTTACCCAGGCCAATGCCGGCGGCACAGGCAACGACCTGACGAATAAAACCGCTTTCACCACCATGTACCTCAACGCGGACAACGAGCACCTGCTTGGTCTACCCGCCGACCAGTGGGGAGCGAGATGGGAAACCGCACCCGACCCGCTCGATCCGGGCAAGACATTGATATTCAAAGGCACCGATTTTCAGAAAACCATTTTCAGGAGAGCCTATACCCACGACCATAACCTGTCCGTATCGGGCGGCTCGGAGAAGATCAGATATTCGATGGGCCTGGGGTACCTCAATGCACAGGGTATTTCCATCAATACGGATTACCAGCGCGTGACGCTCAATATGAACGGCGATATGCAGGTTACCAAAAACCTCAATTTTTTCAGCCGGCTCAACTATGCCAATGTGAACGATAACCAGGTGCCCGATGTGGGAGTGGTTTTCAAAAACAATATCAACACCGCCCAAACATCGAAATACCAGTTCGAGGATGGTTCGCTCGCGCCGGGGCGCCTTTTTACCAACGGTAACCCGGCCTATTACATCAGTCGCTACGACGCGAAACGCCGCCGCGATAACTATATGTTTGTCGTGGGCGGAAAATGGGAGATCGTTCCCGGGCTGACGTTCCGTCCGCAGGTATCGCTGATCAACAACAACTTCGCGCGCCGGAGCTTCCTGAAATCGTACCTCGACGGCCCGCTCGTGCTGAACCAGAACCGGGAGGCGACGTTCGCCGAAACGAACCTCGTCCAGCGGCAGGCCGATGCGGTTTTTAACTATGTCAAATCCATTGCTAATCTGCACCATTTCGAGGGCACTGTGGGGTATTCGTACTTCAAGGCCATGAACCGCGACGTTACCGCCGTCGGCCGTAATGCGGCTACCGACATTATCCCCACGCTGAACGCCTCGGCAACGCCGTGGAGCGTCACCGGCTCGGAATCGGAGCAGCTTTTGTATGGCTATTTCGGCAGGATTAACTACAATTTCGACCAGAAATACCTCCTGAGCGTGAATGCCCGCTACGACGGCGCCTCGAACCTCGGCGCGGAGTACAAATGGGGCTTTTTCCCCGGCGTATCGCTGGGCTGGAACCTCCATCGGGAAAATTTCTGGAAAGGCATGCCGCAGGCGGTCAACAGCCTGAAACTACGCGGAAGTTATGGCGTGAACGGGAACATCAGCGGCCTGGGCAATTACCAGGCGCAGGGAGCCTATGACGTGGGAAACCGCTATTTCGGCGATGCGGCGATCTATAATTCGGCGCTCGCTAACCCTGCGCTGCAATGGGAACGTTCCAAAACACTTAATTTCGGGTTCGATCTCGGCTTGTTCAATAACCGCGTTTCCGGCATATTCGATAGCTATCGCCGTGTGACCGATAACCTGCTCACCGACCTTGCATTGCCCCGTACCACCGGTTTTACCAGCATTCTCACTAACCTCGGAAGCCTGGAAAACAAGGGACTCGAATTTGAGCTGAATGCATCGGTCCTATCCCCGCAATCGGCATTCCAGTGGACTACTTCGCTGAATGCGAGTTATGTAAAGATCAAAATCCTTGAACTGCCCGATAACGGCATCGAAAACAACCGCATCGGCGGTGTAAACATCTGGGATCCGAATGCCGGCGCCTACGCCTGGAAAGGCGGCTTGCAGGAAGGCGGGAGGATAGGGGATATGTTCGCCTACAAACAGCTCGGCATTTACTCCACGGACGAGGAAGCCGCTGCCGGCCCGAAAGACATGCTTGTGGTAGGTACCGATAAAACCAAGCACGGCGGCGACGTGAACTGGCTCGATTCGGACGGGAACGGCATTATCGACGACAAGGACCGTATTTACATGGGCAATCCGTACCCGACCTGGACGGGCGGTTTTACCAACCGGTTGAACTATAAGGGATTCGGGCTGACGATCCGGATGGATTATACCTTGGGCCACATGATCTACAACGAGACCAGAGCCCGCGTGCTCGGCAATTTCTCTGGCCAGAACGCCATTTCCAAAGCGGTGACGCGTTCGTGGCAGAAGCAGGGCGACATCACCGATATTCCGCGCTACTACTGGGCCGATCAGAACCAGCAGTCGAACCTGTACCGTGGAAACTCGCATTACTATGAAAAAGGCGATTTCCTTTGCCTGCGCGAGATTTCATTGGCCTATAACTTCCCGCAGTCGATGCTGGGCAAGCTGAAAATCGCCTCGTTACGACTGCATGCGACGGCCAACAACCTGAAATACTTCACCAGGTTCACCGGCCTGAACCCCGAGGAAGGCGGTACCGACAATGGCCGCTATCCGATGCCCCGCAACTTTATATTCGGCGTACAGATCACCCCTGCATTTTAA